Proteins from a genomic interval of Ptychodera flava strain L36383 chromosome 7, AS_Pfla_20210202, whole genome shotgun sequence:
- the LOC139137666 gene encoding uncharacterized protein gives MPRKKYWKKSAVKKQVSSSSELALTPKKGFVEYPLPNKKEFVEYPLPNKKECYEYKATQLLRNPSEHSEMHKANSVTDISNCDVIANQLVSVQGSCTDSETTSPTAINDICRSEPHIQLIFGNTHQGSNVFGASSRGRQCTCNALISLCLSRHGNVKMSSDLDYILQKGDSLYKSVTSELRRNKDSHHEMLMIDELPNCVLIDQHEYTIQKVDCYTGMLNEISDPSSDIYYTFSEATCKAFQKYATNLLIVGSYCLALYRTLDNKFAVFDSHSHGPDGMHHPDGRCMIHYFDTLTELLRFMNILFISWEFTRCSPFELQGLKISVNTNVSASDNQLMTSYFEYQSKCQQLHENSVTKEHGKSEYNTNVKMPHAVKFDKRMVLMKPVDKRRIYLKEYKRKQRENPSFRNSEKQKQLVNKQKKRLNPAFKESEANIKQKMRQNPAFRKSELELKQKLRQNVEMRSAERHRETKLKQRMRQNPAFRKSELELKQKLRQDPAFRKSELDLKQKMRQNPAFRKSELELKQKMRQDTAFRKSELELKQKMRQNPAFRKSELELKQKMRQDAAFRKSELELKQKMRQNVEMRSAERHRETKLKQRMRQNPAFRKSELELKQKMRQNVAFRKFELHSKQK, from the exons ATGCCAAGAAAGAAGTATTGGAAGAAATCTGCTGTCAAAAAACAG GTCAGCAGCAGCAGTGAGCTCGCCCTCACTCCAAAAAAAGGCTTTGTGGAGTATCCTCTCCCTAATAAAAAGGAGTTTGTGGAGTATCCTCTCCCTAATAAAAAGGAGTGTTACGAATACAAAGCTACGCAATTGCTAAGAAATCCCTCCGAACATTCAGAAATGCACAAGGCAAATTCAGTTACAGATATTTCTAACTGTGATGTCATAGCAAATCAACTAGTGTCTGTACAAGGTAGTTGTACCGATTCAGAAACCACTTCACCTACAGCtataaatgatatttgtagatCTGAACCACATATACAGCTGATCTTTGGAAATACACATCAAGGAAGCAATGTTTTTGGCGCTAGCTCTCGAGGAAGACAATGTACTTGTAATGCTCTAATTAGTTTGTGTTTATCAAGACATGGTAACGTAAAGATGtccagtgatttagattataTTCTACAGAAAGGTGACAGTTTGTATAAGTCTGTTACATCAGAGTTACGGCGCAATAAAGACTCTCATcatgagatgctaatgatagATGAACTGCCCAACTGTGTGCTTATTGATCAACACGAATACACTATTCAAAAAGTTGATTGTTATACAGGTATGCTGAATGAAATCTCAGATCCCAGTAGTGATATTTATTATACATTTAGTGAAGCTACTTGCAAGGCATTTCAAAAGTATGCAACTAATTTGCTAATTGTTGGAAGTTACTGTTTGGCATTGTATAGAACTTTGGATAACAAATTTGCAGTGTTTGATTCACATAGCCATGGACCTGATGGTATGCATCACCCTGATGGACGCTGTATGATTCATTACTTTGATACTCTAACAGAGCTGTTAAGATTTATGAATATATTGTTTATTAGTTGGGAATTCACAAGATGTTCACCATTTGAACTCCAAGGTCTTAAGATATCTGTAAATACAAACGTTTCTGCATCTGATAATCAACTGATGACAAGTTATTTTGAGTATCAGTCCAAGTGTCAACAGTTGCACGAAAATTCTGTAACAAAGGAGCATGGAAAGTCTGAATACAATACAAATGTCAAGATGCCACATGCTGTGAAATTTGACAAAAGAATGGTGTTAATGAAACCTGTTGACAAGAGACGGATATATCTCAAAGAATATAAACGAAAACAGCGAGAGAATCCTTCATTCCGTAATAGTGAAAAGCAAAAACAACTTGTTAACAAGCAAAAGAAACGACTTAATCCAGCATTCAAAGAGTCTGAAgcaaacataaaacaaaaaatgagacaaaatccaGCATTTAGAAAATCTGAActtgaattaaaacaaaaactgagACAAAATGTAGAAATGAGAAGTGCAGAAAGACACAGAGAGACTAAACTGAAGCAAAGGATGCGACAGAATCCAGCATTCAGAAAATCTGAActtgaattaaaacaaaaactgagACAAGATCCAGCATTCAGAAAATCTGAACtggatttaaaacaaaaaatgagacaaaatccaGCATTCAGAAAATCTGAActtgaattaaaacaaaaaatgagacAAGATACAGCATTCAGAAAATCTGAActtgaattaaaacaaaaaatgagacaaaatccaGCATTCAGAAAATCTGAActtgaattaaaacaaaaaatgagacAAGATGCAGCATTCAGAAAATCTGAActtgaattaaaacaaaaaatgagacaaaatgtaGAAATGAGAAGTGCAGAAAGACACAGAGAGACTAAACTGAAGCAAAGGATGCGACAGAATCCAGCATTCAGAAAATCTGAActtgaattaaaacaaaaaatgagacaaaatgtagcattcagaaaatttgaactgcattcaaaacaaaaatga
- the LOC139137665 gene encoding uncharacterized protein encodes MRQNPDARNVERKMDTALKRKARLNPHYRHHELELIRQKRSHSAYKEKERVKKSHSRASKRLQNQEMIQKMIHDFSRQVCETRSQTESEQSVSSRQKFGTHIEECIQIFHKKIAVGPIYVCTCCHQTWFEHSVSEVTANKLICISDELKHKCFTARRSVNGKEWLCNTCLQSLRHNKIPRLCHINGLGFPDKPPELNLHPLEERLISLRIPFMTLYELPRGSQYQLHGSVVNVPVDIAPTVKSLPRLHDSAATIPIKLKRKRTYKTCVLQQNVRPVAVLCALHYLMTKSLYKNANINIDEGWLASVTESQRHESEENNNIDCNGDDSDNSDTFSEVDQNENVPGNLDTMLDDENIDRFQSLTFAPGEGQSPLSLFQDKDAEVLSFPAVFCGERRKCDEQDATIKLHYSEICKWELRAEDRRVASNVPNLFFKAKKLQIKQVADKGTLVMKRVQSKGKEYTAGEMLNENTQNNITKLDEGYRIFRTIRNSPPYLEQCRKDIMAMIRQLGLPTWFMSLSAADSKWHDLLVMLGKLIDKKDYTDDLVDNKLSWRDVTRLVSSDPVTCARYFNDRVQQFIEMVLKSPHCPIGELKDYVYRVEFQHRGSPHIHMLVWVKDSPLYDTADNEEIENYVDTYISCSDDQPEEQTDLLNMQKHKHSRSCRKKGQALCRFGFPIPPMSKTTLLSPFEEPERDDYENLYKKIKEQLDEMKDGCDISFEQFLQNLNCTEEDYIKAIQTSIKGPKVFLKRKLSEIRINPYMKSLLTAWKANHDIQFVVDPYACAVYITNYISKSAKGMSTLLYNACKEARKGNDDIRRQVRFIGNQFLNATEICAQEAVYLALQLPLIKKTREVIFINTSPPEDRARLLKSTEQLEELPENSKDIYSSNRIVRYAMRPKQLEHWCLADYVSELNITYPASFDFTKPPPYADNHDDDDIGTDNAVSVDSDGKEISHSIDITLPNGIKIKSRQNPRVIRYVRYSEKVDRENYCREQLLLFLPWRNETEDLLDHGRYDNYSAHYDKKKQHIQIARQKYDFKCKDLEIAIERAESDTLADDIENAMQHIAPNNVQHECDDELIGRTESSSFEFFNPIRTVQQQNYDIGQDIGVPSRVSDDLLKSCMSDTEYLKLLRKLNIKQREFLLHVTHWVKTRTEPLRIFLTGGAGVGKSVVIKAVHQALHRYYISQDIDDLDHLRVLKCAPTGTAAYNIEGTTLHHAFAIPVQQNFTKLSPEKDNTLLNKYKHLKFVIIDEVSLVSNELFRRIDQRCRQIMRNDSPFGGLHVLLVGDLFQLEPVYYTWVYNNLVSGHRALATNQWKEYFVMYELTEIMRQKGDQTFAHLLNILREENHTQDDIKKLQRRIISATDENYPHTAPHMFTTNNEVSSFNESVYNSTTTQKAIIQAVSTVIGDVTDEVKDVTLRHLNHDKKYTSHMQTGGLAKQLRVAVDLHYDCTVNLDVEDGLTNGATCVLKKIEYKQGLSKPAILWVKFIDNKIGQNWRQKYQSFYTSNIKKSFTPIFAITRTFPVNRAYVTRQQFPLCPSSARTMHKCQGYTLPKAVIHMGTRKISQSHYTAFSRVTNLKNLHILHFNESKIAVYPSTKEEMHRLRTECQLECCYTPVYEMPQHKHKVIFQNIRSLHKHFQDIAPDSNYLNADVIGIAESRLMNSDHTDTYALPGFHSVIRNDQQQTTTTRPPHGLAVYVQKTYTVISTHHFSSNDIEYSFVNVKSNDNRLLQIVFVYKSQSCSVSTLRENVHTISSLIDPTHSFLIIGDFNINAATPENRSLIECLETTFNSPQLISEKTTVYNTIIDLAFSNVNCTVGTIDSVISDHKVITAQI; translated from the coding sequence ATGCGACAAAATCCAGATGCCAGAAATGTAGAAAGGAAAATGGATACAGCTCTAAAGCGTAAGGCCAGATTAAATCCACATTATAGACATCATGAACTTGAACTGATTCGCCAAAAACGTAGTCATTCTGcatacaaagaaaaagaaagagtaAAAAAATCACATTCAAGAGCTAGCAAAAGATTACAAAATCAGgaaatgatacagaaaatgATACATGATTTTTCTAGACAAGTTTGTGAGACAAGGAGCCAAACAGAATCTGAACAGTCAGTGTCAAGCAGACAAAAGTTTGGAACTCATATAGAAGAatgtatacaaatatttcataagAAGATAGCAGTGGGACCCATTTATGTGTGCACATGCTGTCACCAAACATGGTTCGAACATAGTGTTTCTGAAGTAACTGCAAATAAATTAATCTGTATAAGTGATGAACTGAAACACAAATGTTTTACTGCAAGACGGTCTGTAAATGGCAAAGAATGGTTGTGTAACACATGCCTACAGTCTTTAAGACACAACAAGATTCCAAGATTATGTCATATTAATGGACTTGGGTTTCCAGACAAACCACCAGAATTGAATTTACATCCTCTTGAAGAACGATTAATTTCACTGAGAATTCCATTCATGACGCTTTATGAACTACCACGAGGCAGTCAATATCAGCTCCACGGATCAGTTGTCAATGTTCCTGTTGACATTGCTCCAACAGTGAAGTCTTTGCCAAGATTACATGACAGTGCAGCAACCATTCCTATTAAGTTGAAAAGGAAACGAACATACAAGACATGTGTACTGCAACAAAATGTTAGACCAGTGGCTGTTCTTTGTGCTTTACATTATCTGATGACAAAGTCTTtgtataaaaatgcaaatataaatattgatgaGGGTTGGCTAGCAAGTGTAACTGAAAGTCAGAGGCATGAATCTGaagaaaacaataacattgacTGTAATGGTGATGACAGTGACAATAGTGATACATTTAGTGAAGTTgaccaaaatgaaaatgtacctGGCAATCTTGACACAATGTTAGAtgatgaaaacattgatagatTTCAAAGTTTGACATTTGCTCCAGGTGAAGGTCAATCTCCATTAAGCTTATTTCAAGATAAAGATGCTGAAGTTTTATCATTCCCAGCAGTATTTTGTGGTGAAAGACGAAAATGTGATGAACAGGATGCCACAATAAAATTACACTAcagtgaaatttgcaaatgGGAACTACGGGCTGAAGATCGCAGAGTTGCTTCCAATGtgccaaatttatttttcaaagctAAGAAGTTGCAAATCAAACAAGTTGCAGACAAAGGCACACTTGTCATGAAAAGGGTGCAAAGCAAAGGAAAAGAGTACACTGCTGGTGAAATGCTGaatgaaaatacacaaaacaatatcacaaaacTTGATGAAGGTTACCGCATTTTCCGAACAATTAGAAATTCGCCTCCCTATTTGGAACAATGTAGAAAAGACATTATGGCAATGATCAGACAGCTTGGCTTACCAACATGGTTTATGTCTCTAAGTGCTgctgattcaaaatggcatGATCTACTAGTAATGCTAGGTAAACTGATTGACAAGAAAGACTACACTGATGATTTGGTTGACAACAAATTGAGCTGGCGTGATGTTACAAGACTTGTAAGTTCAGATCCTGTCACTTGTGCAAGATATTTTAATGACAGAGTACAGCAGTTCATTGAAATGGTGCTAAAGAGTCCACATTGTCCAATTGGTGAACTGAAAGACTATGTATATAGAGTAGAATTTCAGCACAGAGGTTCTCCACACATTCATATGTTAGTTTGGGTAAAAGATTCTCCATTATATGATACTGCAGACAATGAAGAAATTGAAAACTATGTTGACACATATATCTCATGTTCAGATGATCAGCCTGAGGAACAGACtgatttgttaaatatgcaaaaacataagcattccagatcatgtagaaAGAAAGGACAAGCATTATGTAGATTTGGATTTCCCATACCACCAATGTCAAAGACAACACTTTTATCGCCATTTGAAGAACCTGAACGTGATGACTATGAGAATTTGtataagaaaataaaagaacAGCTAGATGAAATGAAAGATGGATGTGATATATCTTTTGAACAATTCTTGCAAAATCTAAACTGTACTGAGGAAGACTACATCAAAGCTATCCAGACTTCTATCAAAGGACCAAAAGTTTTCCTGAAAAGGAAACTGTCAGAAATACGAATCAATCCTTACATGAAATCATTGCTTACTGCATGGAAAGCCAATCATGACATCCAGTTTGTTGTTGATCCCTATGCTTGCGCAGTATACATCACAAACTATATTAGTAAAAGTGCAAAAGGGATGAGCACATTGCTGTACAATGCTTGCAAAGAAGCAAGGAAAGGGAATGATGATATTAGACGACAAGTTCGGTTTATCGGCAATCAATTCTTGAATGCCACAGAAATATGTGCTCAAGAAGCTGTTTACTTAGCACTACAACTCCCTTTGATTAAGAAAACACGAGAAGTGATATTCATCAATACATCACCACCTGAAGACAGAGCACGTTTACTAAAAAGTACAGAACAGCTTGAAGAATTACCAGAAAATTCCAAAGATATATATTCTTCAAACAGAATTGTCAGATATGCTATGAGACCAAAGCAACTTGAACATTGGTGTTTGGCAGATTATGTATCAGAATTGAACATTACCTACCCAGCTTCATTTGACTTCACAAAGCCACCACCATATGCAGacaatcatgatgatgatgacattggTACAGATAATGCAGTTAGTGTAGACAGTGATGGTAAAGAAATTTCACATAGTATAGATATTACATTGCCTAATGGAATCAAGATCAAATCAAGACAAAATCCAAGAGTTATCCGCTATGTCCGATACAGTGAAAAGGTAGACAGAGAAAACTACTGCAGAGAGCAATTACTGTTATTCTTACCATGGCGTAATGAGACTGAAGACTTATTAGATCATGGCAGATATGATAATTATTCCGCACACTATGACAAGAAAAAACAACATATCCAAATTGCCAGacagaaatatgattttaagtGTAAAGATCTTGAAATTGCCATTGAGAGAGCAGAATCAGATACATTAGCTGATGACATTGAAAATGCTATGCAACATATTGCACCTAATAATGTTCAGCATGAATGTGATGATGAACTAATAGGACGAACTGAAAGTAgttcctttgaatttttcaatccaATACGAAcagtacaacaacaaaattatgatattggacaAGATATTGGAGTTCCATCAAGGGTTAGTGATGATTTGCTGAAAAGCTGCATGTCAGATACTGAATACTTAAAGTTACTCAGGAAATTAAATATCAAGCAGAGAGAATTTCTGCTACATGTTACTCATTGGGTCAAAACAAGAACTGAACCTTTAAGAATCTTTCTGACTGGAGGAGCTGGAGTTGGAAAGTCTGTTGTCATAAAAGCTGTACATCAAGCATTGCATCGCTACTACATATCACAAGACATTGATGATTTAGATCATTTACGTGTTTTGAAATGTGCACCAACAGGTACTGCTGCATACAACATTGAAGGAACTACTCTTCATCATGCATTTGCTATACCTGTACAACAGAACTTCACTAAGTTAAGTCCTGAAAAAGACAATACTTTGCTCAACAAATACAAACACTTGAAGTTTGTGATCATAGATGAAGTTTCATTAGTAAGCAATGAATTGTTTAGAAGAATTGATCAACGCTGTAGACAGATAATGAGAAATGATAGCCCATTTGGTGGTCTCCATGTGCTTCTTGTTGGTGATTTATTTCAACTGGAACCAGTATACTATACATGGGTTTACAATAATCTAGTATCAGGTCATAGAGCTCTGGCAACAAAccaatggaaagaatattttgtgATGTATGAACTCACAGAAATTATGCGACAGAAGGGTgatcaaacttttgctcacctTCTAAACATATTGAGAGAAGAAAATCACACACAAGATGATATCAAGAAATTGCAAAGGAGAATAATCAGTGCTACTGACGAGAACTATCCACACACTGCACCTCACATGTTCACAACAAACAATGAGGTTAGCAGTTTTAATGAATCAGTGTATAACAGTACCACAACACAAAAGGCCATTATACAAGCGGTGTCAACTGTTATAGGAGATGTTACAGATGAGGTCAAAGATGTAACACTACGCCATTTGAATCatgacaaaaaatatacaagtcACATGCAGACTGGTGGTCTTGCAAAACAGCTCAGagttgcagttgatttacacTATGATTGTACAGTTAATCTGGATGTAGAAGATGGCTTGACAAATGGAGCAACATGTGTGCTCAAGAAAATTGAATATAAACAAGGCCTTTCTAAACCAGCAATTCTTTGGGTGAAGTTTATTGataataaaattggtcaaaactgGAGACAAAAATACCAGTCATTCTATACAAGCAATATCAAGAAATCATTTACTCCCATTTTTGCCATAACAAGGACTTTTCCAGTGAACCGTGCTTATGTAACCAGACAGCAATTTCCACTGTGCCCATCTTCTGCTAGAACAATGCATAAATGTCAAGGTTATACTTTGCCAAAGGCTGTCATTCATATGGGTACACGAAAAATATCACAGTCACACTATACAGCTTTCAGTAGAGTTACCAATCTTAAAAATCTgcatattttgcatttcaacgAAAGTAAGATTGCTGTGTATCCATCTACAAAAGAAGAAATGCATAGATTGCGCACTGAATGCCAACTAGAGTGTTGCTATACACCAGTGTATGAAATGCCACAGCATAAACACAAAGTGATCTTTCAGAATATAAGATCTCTTCACAAACATTTCCAAGACATAGCACCAGACTCAAACTATCTCAATGCCGATGTTATAGGTATTGCAGAAAGTCGTCTCATGAACAGTGATCACACTGACACGTATGCATTGCCAGGATTTCACAGTGTTATTCGAAATGATCAACAGCAGACAACTACCACCAGACCACCTCATGGTTTAGCAGTATATGTTCAGAAAACATACACCGTCATTTCAACGCACCACTTCTCCTCCAATGATATTGAgtattcatttgtcaatgtaaAATCCAATGATAATAGATTATTGCAAATTGTCTTTGTGTATAAATCCCAGTCTTGTTCAGTTTCGACTTTAAGAGAGAATGTACACACCATCAGTAGTTTGATAGATCCAACCCACAGCTTTTTAATTATTGGTGACTTCAACATTAATGCTGCAACACCTGAAAATCGATCTCTGATTGAGTGTTTAGAAACGACTTTTAATAGTCCCCAGCTGATTTCTGAAAAAACTACAGTATATAACACAATCATTGATCTTGCTTTCAGTAATGTCAACTGTACTGTTGGCACCATTGACTCAGTTATCTCTGATCATAAAGTCATCACAgcacaaatataa